A section of the bacterium genome encodes:
- a CDS encoding DUF1538 domain-containing protein, translated as MARIVREEDVLDTVAWLRSLLRFLSGSARDLTPIVLVIALFQLIVLRQPFPNLGSVLIGLVLVLLGLAFFVRGLDLGLFPLGESMAYSFARKGSLGWLLAFSFALGFGSTVAEPALIAFAEEASKVAARAGAIADTDGARLEYALGLRLTVALAVGVAIVIGVLRILSGWPIHFMIAAGYLLVVVTTPFAPEEIIGIAYDSGGVTTSTITVPLVTALGVGLASSIEGRNPVLDGFGLIAFASLTPIIFVMVYGIMI; from the coding sequence ATGGCGCGCATTGTGCGCGAAGAGGACGTCCTCGACACCGTGGCATGGCTACGATCGCTGCTGCGCTTTCTCTCAGGTAGTGCCCGCGACCTGACCCCGATCGTGCTAGTCATCGCGCTCTTTCAGCTGATCGTACTGCGCCAGCCGTTTCCCAATCTCGGCAGTGTTCTGATCGGCCTGGTCCTGGTCCTATTGGGTCTCGCCTTCTTCGTGCGAGGCCTCGACCTCGGCCTCTTTCCGCTCGGCGAGAGCATGGCGTACTCCTTTGCCCGAAAGGGGTCTCTCGGCTGGCTGCTGGCGTTCTCGTTCGCCCTGGGTTTTGGCAGCACGGTCGCGGAGCCGGCGCTGATCGCGTTCGCCGAGGAGGCCTCCAAGGTGGCGGCCCGCGCCGGGGCCATCGCCGACACCGACGGGGCGCGCCTCGAATACGCGCTCGGCCTGAGGCTCACGGTTGCGCTCGCGGTCGGCGTTGCCATCGTGATCGGCGTCCTTCGGATCCTGAGCGGATGGCCCATCCATTTCATGATCGCCGCGGGATACCTGCTCGTCGTCGTCACGACGCCCTTCGCGCCGGAAGAGATTATCGGCATCGCCTACGACTCCGGTGGGGTCACGACGTCGACCATCACGGTGCCCCTCGTGACGGCTCTCGGGGTCGGCCTCGCGTCCTCGATCGAGGGCCGCAATCCGGTCCTGGACGGCTTCGGGCTGATCGCGTTCGCCTCCCTGACGCCGATCATCTTCGTGATGGTCTACGGGATCATGATCTGA